From the genome of Pirellulaceae bacterium, one region includes:
- a CDS encoding PEP-CTERM sorting domain-containing protein (PEP-CTERM proteins occur, often in large numbers, in the proteomes of bacteria that also encode an exosortase, a predicted intramembrane cysteine proteinase. The presence of a PEP-CTERM domain at a protein's C-terminus predicts cleavage within the sorting domain, followed by covalent anchoring to some some component of the (usually Gram-negative) cell surface. Many PEP-CTERM proteins exhibit an unusual sequence composition that includes large numbers of potential glycosylation sites. Expression of one such protein has been shown restore the ability of a bacterium to form floc, a type of biofilm.), with the protein MTLNSVYVEFVAEDNFFVAPGDGSAGGAPGGDRVGLGEIAFQVVPEPSSVLLLITAVVGLLGLRRRK; encoded by the coding sequence TTGACATTGAATTCCGTTTACGTTGAATTTGTGGCCGAAGACAATTTCTTTGTAGCTCCTGGCGATGGCAGTGCCGGAGGGGCGCCGGGTGGCGATCGTGTTGGTTTGGGTGAAATTGCTTTCCAGGTGGTACCCGAACCGAGTTCCGTCTTGTTGTTGATCACGGCGGTCGTCGGCTTACTTGGTTTGCGTCGCCGTAAATAA
- a CDS encoding PEP-CTERM sorting domain-containing protein: MIRHLTMFCVLCAFCTSQAFADEFYEFPDEFESVEVFYPDDIGGEYWPASNLIQGPGYGFEEEEPYDKIGSGAEGNWVTTADCGYPADYIDCVGMPVIQLDLGADVLLDEISTWGYEDGNTNGTREFELLFATSAEGTGGFGSGITYNPSFLVEEFDEFLAIERRSFEFDQQVTARYVQMTVTDNYFDDPGDGSGENGWGPGGDRVGLGEIAFRIPDGPVGKVGDYNSNGFLDEGDLDLQASVGIVNQDLSYDANKDGVVNTADRVVWVNDFKNTWMGDANLDGLFNSSDLVTVFSFAKYETGEAATWKQGDWDGDQTFDSGDLVTAFGNAGYNAGERPGGPNPAVAIPEPSSLVLLLIGLIALTRNRK, translated from the coding sequence GTGATACGTCACCTAACGATGTTTTGTGTTTTATGTGCTTTCTGCACGTCGCAGGCCTTCGCTGACGAATTTTACGAGTTCCCAGACGAATTCGAGTCTGTCGAAGTTTTCTATCCCGATGATATTGGCGGCGAGTACTGGCCGGCATCTAATCTCATCCAAGGCCCCGGTTATGGTTTTGAAGAAGAAGAGCCCTATGACAAAATCGGCTCGGGCGCCGAAGGGAATTGGGTCACGACGGCAGATTGTGGTTATCCAGCCGACTACATTGATTGCGTAGGGATGCCCGTAATTCAACTCGATTTAGGTGCTGACGTCCTACTTGATGAGATTAGCACTTGGGGCTACGAAGACGGAAACACAAATGGGACGCGAGAATTCGAGTTACTGTTCGCCACCAGCGCCGAAGGCACTGGTGGTTTTGGCTCGGGTATTACCTACAACCCATCGTTCCTCGTCGAAGAGTTCGACGAATTCCTGGCGATTGAGCGCCGTAGCTTTGAATTCGATCAACAAGTGACGGCTCGCTATGTCCAAATGACGGTCACGGACAACTACTTCGATGATCCAGGCGACGGATCCGGCGAAAACGGATGGGGCCCAGGTGGTGATCGTGTCGGATTAGGTGAAATCGCATTCCGGATTCCCGATGGTCCGGTTGGAAAAGTGGGCGACTACAATAGCAACGGTTTCTTGGATGAAGGTGATCTCGACTTACAGGCCTCTGTAGGCATCGTGAATCAGGACCTGAGCTACGACGCCAATAAAGACGGTGTTGTAAACACAGCCGACCGAGTTGTTTGGGTAAATGATTTTAAGAACACCTGGATGGGCGATGCCAATTTGGATGGTCTTTTCAACAGTTCGGACTTGGTCACCGTATTTTCGTTTGCAAAATACGAAACGGGTGAAGCCGCAACTTGGAAGCAAGGCGATTGGGATGGCGACCAAACGTTTGACTCGGGTGATTTGGTCACAGCGTTTGGTAACGCGGGCTATAACGCCGGAGAGCGACCAGGCGGGCCCAATCCGGCCGTCGCTATTCCCGAACCGTCCTCCTTGGTGCTTTTGCTGATCGGCCTGATTGCCCTGACGCGAAATCGCAAATAA
- a CDS encoding nucleoside monophosphate kinase, whose amino-acid sequence MDDDNKKLQATPQSSEKLEVKDAQVIFASVWNELETEFGHENLRFSKELILLGGAPGAGKGTNTGFIMKARDLTCEPIVVSSLLNSPEAKQIKETGGMVGDREVVRLVFKQLLDEDYRDGCVLDGFPRTRVQVECLKLLVQKMNQLYREYYDTTLAINFRKPTIHVMVLFVDEQTSVERQLKRGREVAKWNLRADGEGLPLREERATDQSPDAARQRYRVFKEKTWEALQSLRAVYHYHFVNAQGTIEDVERNIRKELDYQSTLELDPRTYDAVRRLPLASDLVMHARQELVKRMDGYELENRKLFHRVIQLIEDRFMPIVKRHAIPGMAIVNSEDNLLQNPLALTMVIDIFAERGYRAVANVNYDEVPEHLDLQTGRITCSSKKVYRFQIRFAGSEIRRGGA is encoded by the coding sequence ATGGACGACGACAACAAGAAACTTCAAGCAACTCCGCAATCGAGCGAGAAGCTAGAAGTAAAGGATGCACAGGTGATTTTCGCCAGTGTCTGGAATGAACTTGAGACCGAATTCGGCCACGAAAATCTGCGATTTTCGAAAGAACTGATTCTGCTCGGAGGAGCTCCTGGAGCGGGAAAAGGCACGAATACCGGTTTCATTATGAAAGCGCGTGATCTGACCTGCGAGCCGATCGTGGTGAGTTCCCTGCTAAACAGTCCGGAGGCGAAGCAGATCAAAGAAACGGGGGGAATGGTCGGTGATCGAGAGGTCGTTCGACTCGTGTTCAAGCAACTCTTAGACGAAGATTACCGTGACGGTTGCGTTCTCGATGGTTTTCCACGGACGAGAGTTCAAGTCGAATGTTTGAAACTGTTGGTTCAGAAGATGAATCAGCTCTACCGAGAATATTATGATACGACTTTGGCGATCAACTTTCGCAAACCAACGATTCACGTCATGGTCTTGTTCGTTGACGAACAAACCAGCGTGGAACGTCAGCTGAAACGCGGACGAGAGGTCGCCAAATGGAATTTGAGAGCTGACGGAGAAGGTCTTCCACTGCGAGAGGAGCGGGCCACCGATCAAAGCCCAGACGCAGCCCGTCAACGCTATCGAGTCTTCAAAGAAAAGACATGGGAAGCATTACAGTCGCTGCGTGCCGTTTATCACTATCACTTCGTGAATGCTCAAGGCACGATTGAAGACGTTGAGCGGAATATCCGCAAGGAACTTGATTATCAATCGACGTTAGAGCTCGACCCGCGTACCTATGATGCGGTCCGGCGACTTCCCCTAGCCTCAGATCTGGTAATGCATGCGAGACAAGAACTTGTCAAGCGCATGGATGGTTATGAGCTTGAGAATCGAAAACTGTTTCACCGCGTTATACAACTCATCGAAGATCGATTTATGCCGATCGTGAAACGCCACGCCATACCAGGCATGGCGATCGTAAACTCAGAAGACAATCTGCTGCAAAATCCTCTCGCGTTGACGATGGTTATCGACATTTTCGCAGAACGAGGATATCGCGCTGTGGCAAATGTCAATTACGATGAAGTCCCAGAACACCTGGATCTGCAGACAGGAAGGATCACCTGTTCCAGTAAAAAGGTCTACCGATTCCAAATTCGTTTTGCCGGTTCAGAAATTCGCCGTGGTGGGGCCTGA
- a CDS encoding PSD1 and planctomycete cytochrome C domain-containing protein, whose protein sequence is MTFLSSIPTCRRTCLLMCISAYRRIVPLLAVLGLMTNTSAEEQIDFSRDVLPVLSDRCFHCHGPDETQRQSDLRLDQAESAIELAAIVPSDPEASEMISRVTSSDPDLQMPPPDSNRKPLSEGEIATLRKWIAEGATWGRHWAFEKPRRPNLPNEEAHPIDSFVVARLSKEGLSLSERAPNETLYRRASFDLIGLPPGLKELNASRHDSSAQTYQEHIERLLKSPHFGERMAMWWLDAARYSDTDGYQADSTRTNWPWRDWVIQSFNENLPFDQFTIEQFAGDLLPDSTAEQQLATCFHRNHMTNGEGGRDPEESRVDYVRDRVNTTGSVWLGLTLGCSQCHAHKFDPISQNDYYSLTGFFNSIDEDGKAGGGAKPYLKYKSPHAQRMIDDAQQLVQRRTAVEERTKEQARREFSPWLVKQCEQVTSGFQPWTILDPRLQESTEGSVLTQEDNGVIQVRGPNPRQDDYRIIAPTTLARVTGIRLEVLPHESHTEGKLSRGVTGEFVLTDVKLQVRMKGQSQIRDVELAFAVADVEKTAKGRNYGNVRDTLDDDPRNGWTTETHDAQQSHVAVFALADPLLLQADEELIFVMLHRSTRGDANIGRFRLAVTDQPGNAVRSLSPMPLQELAKTVAKPTSISDGLRARLFEQFLTDHRGYQLAKSSLDRARNQLSNFQHAAKELNVMVLAERDSPRSTHVLERGVWDQKGDKVRPQVLASVLPWPQEEEQTRLDLAHWLVSRDNPLTARVVVNQLWQLCFGAGIVRTPEDFGLQGELPTHPQLLDWLAVELMDHDWDLQHILRLIVTSDTYCQSSHVTPELLELDPQNKLLGRATRYRLPSWMIRDAALQSSGLLNPVLGGPPVMPYQPDGVWAEMFMGRFRYQPSQGVAQHRRSLYAFWRRSAAPTFLFDSSQRRVCEVRPRRTNTPLHALTLLNDLSILEASRALARTALLTQPDTESRVAFIFTTIVSRKPTDNEEQILTRELSSAIEFYRAEPEEAKRFLQFGQPEQQTTNMPSELSAYTVLTSLVFNLDEAITHE, encoded by the coding sequence ATGACGTTTCTTTCCTCAATACCCACCTGTCGCCGCACCTGCTTGCTCATGTGTATTTCAGCTTATCGCCGAATTGTCCCACTCTTGGCTGTGCTCGGACTGATGACCAACACGTCAGCAGAAGAGCAGATCGATTTCAGCCGTGACGTGCTCCCCGTTCTTTCGGACCGTTGCTTTCATTGTCACGGACCAGACGAAACGCAACGTCAGTCCGATCTTCGGCTTGATCAGGCCGAATCAGCCATCGAACTTGCGGCGATTGTTCCCTCGGATCCTGAAGCAAGTGAAATGATATCGCGCGTGACAAGCAGCGATCCCGACCTTCAGATGCCACCTCCTGATTCAAATCGCAAACCACTTTCGGAGGGTGAAATCGCTACCCTCAGAAAGTGGATTGCGGAAGGCGCCACTTGGGGACGGCATTGGGCATTCGAAAAACCCCGGCGTCCCAACTTGCCGAATGAGGAAGCCCACCCAATTGACTCGTTTGTCGTTGCACGACTTTCAAAAGAAGGGCTGTCTCTTTCGGAGCGAGCACCCAACGAGACGCTTTATCGGAGAGCCTCTTTTGATCTGATCGGTTTGCCTCCTGGCCTCAAAGAACTCAACGCATCGCGGCACGATTCATCTGCTCAGACCTATCAGGAACATATCGAACGGCTACTCAAATCACCGCACTTCGGGGAGCGGATGGCAATGTGGTGGCTCGATGCGGCACGATACTCCGATACCGATGGTTACCAAGCCGATTCAACTCGGACTAACTGGCCGTGGCGCGATTGGGTGATCCAGTCGTTCAACGAGAATCTTCCGTTCGATCAATTCACGATTGAGCAATTTGCCGGCGATTTACTACCTGATTCGACGGCAGAGCAACAATTAGCCACTTGCTTTCACCGAAACCACATGACCAATGGCGAGGGCGGTCGCGATCCGGAGGAATCTCGCGTCGATTACGTACGCGATCGTGTTAACACAACCGGTTCTGTTTGGCTGGGGCTCACCTTAGGTTGCAGCCAATGCCACGCACATAAGTTTGACCCCATTTCACAAAACGACTATTACAGCCTGACTGGTTTTTTTAACAGTATCGATGAGGATGGCAAGGCAGGTGGCGGCGCGAAGCCGTATCTGAAATACAAGTCACCCCACGCGCAACGCATGATTGACGATGCTCAGCAACTTGTGCAGCGCAGAACAGCCGTTGAAGAACGGACGAAAGAACAGGCCCGGCGTGAATTCTCACCTTGGCTCGTCAAACAATGCGAACAGGTGACCTCGGGTTTCCAACCATGGACCATTCTGGATCCTCGCCTTCAGGAATCGACGGAAGGATCGGTGCTAACCCAGGAAGACAATGGAGTGATTCAAGTTCGTGGTCCGAACCCGCGACAGGATGACTATCGAATCATTGCACCAACGACGCTCGCTCGAGTCACAGGAATTAGACTGGAAGTTTTGCCGCACGAATCGCATACCGAAGGCAAGCTATCACGCGGCGTGACAGGTGAATTTGTTCTCACCGATGTCAAATTGCAAGTCCGAATGAAAGGACAATCTCAGATCAGAGATGTGGAACTGGCTTTTGCGGTCGCCGATGTGGAAAAGACGGCCAAAGGTCGAAATTACGGAAACGTTAGAGATACGTTAGACGACGACCCACGCAACGGGTGGACAACGGAGACTCATGACGCTCAACAGTCGCATGTGGCCGTATTCGCCTTAGCTGATCCGTTGCTCCTTCAAGCCGACGAAGAATTGATTTTTGTCATGCTCCACCGTTCCACGCGTGGAGATGCCAATATTGGCAGATTCCGCCTTGCGGTCACCGATCAGCCCGGCAACGCGGTGCGGTCATTGTCCCCCATGCCGTTGCAGGAATTGGCGAAAACAGTCGCGAAGCCAACTTCGATCTCAGATGGGTTGCGAGCTCGATTATTTGAACAATTCCTGACGGATCACCGTGGTTACCAGCTTGCGAAATCGAGCCTTGATCGGGCTCGTAATCAATTGTCGAACTTTCAGCACGCTGCCAAGGAGCTGAATGTTATGGTACTTGCCGAACGAGATAGCCCTCGATCAACACACGTCCTGGAAAGGGGGGTGTGGGATCAAAAAGGTGATAAGGTTCGGCCTCAAGTCTTGGCTTCAGTTTTGCCCTGGCCTCAGGAAGAAGAGCAGACCCGACTCGATCTGGCCCATTGGCTGGTATCACGTGACAATCCGCTTACCGCTCGGGTCGTTGTAAATCAGCTCTGGCAGCTTTGCTTTGGTGCGGGAATCGTCCGAACCCCGGAGGACTTTGGATTGCAGGGCGAGTTGCCCACGCATCCCCAACTGCTCGACTGGCTTGCCGTCGAGCTAATGGACCACGATTGGGATTTGCAGCATATCTTACGGCTCATTGTCACCAGTGACACCTACTGCCAGAGCAGTCATGTGACGCCGGAACTGCTTGAGCTTGATCCGCAAAATAAGTTATTAGGCCGCGCGACGAGGTACCGTTTGCCAAGTTGGATGATCCGTGATGCGGCGTTGCAATCAAGTGGATTGCTTAATCCGGTGTTGGGCGGTCCCCCGGTGATGCCCTACCAACCGGATGGTGTGTGGGCGGAAATGTTCATGGGCCGTTTCCGCTATCAGCCGAGTCAGGGTGTGGCTCAGCACCGGCGATCACTTTACGCCTTTTGGCGACGGTCGGCGGCGCCCACCTTTCTTTTTGACAGCTCACAACGACGTGTGTGTGAGGTCCGACCACGACGAACAAATACTCCGCTGCATGCTTTAACACTGCTGAATGATTTGAGCATCCTGGAGGCTTCTCGCGCGTTAGCGAGAACCGCATTGCTCACACAGCCCGACACCGAGAGTCGCGTTGCTTTTATCTTTACTACGATCGTTTCGCGGAAACCCACTGATAACGAGGAACAGATTCTGACGCGAGAGCTGTCGAGTGCGATTGAGTTCTACCGGGCGGAACCGGAAGAGGCGAAGCGATTCCTGCAGTTTGGCCAGCCAGAACAGCAAACGACCAACATGCCTTCCGAGCTTTCGGCTTACACCGTGTTGACTAGCCTAGTGTTCAATCTTGACGAGGCCATCACCCATGAATGA
- a CDS encoding FG-GAP-like repeat-containing protein — MSLVLLAFGCQRESSPAPDPLTSASRLMTPAASAPQKLMESLDAASLGIDFRHEWKPSSRYEQLLLKTGFTGGGVCMGDYDGDGLTDVLLTRPHGGLQLYRNLGDFKFENSTQSAGLSCEDHWTTGAAWVDLNQDHRLDLVVCSYQSPNLVFLNEGSGKFREVAKQIGLDFRGASVKMAWADFDNDGDLDGYLTTNRIEPKTEKEVKYLGRRGNYRVAPDYLEEVGVLTLPTGEQKFFKAGQADHLFKNLLKETGALRFADVSRSAKLAGYYHGLDVTWWDANSDGWPDLYVANDFTDPDRFYLNNGDGTFTDNTQSALPSTPWFTMGAAFADINRDGRLDLLATDMAGTSHYRQKMSMGNMDALAWFLDWTEPRQHMRNALFLNTGTNRFLEIAQAAGLANSDWTWSVKLADLDNDGFEDAFMTNGFTRDYLDSDFNLRLKQSGRKDPLAWYKAPILKEKNLAFRNQSSERDQVKFKNVSKEWGVDLLGISFGAAFGDLDNDGDLDLIVNNFDAMPSVYRNGSPASANRLKLALRGRQSNSQGYGAVIRCGRQMRWFNPHNGYMSSNDPYVYFGLGAQEVVPEITIQWPSGSVQTLTDVAANQLITVVEEDSPQGEPLARNDQADAFSEQSDTLAKAQHVERPFDDYVQQPLLPNKLSQLGPGMAWADVNGDDLVDLFLGGAAGQSGQLLLADGAGGFTAPDTRIFAADAAAEDMGCLFIDVDADGDRDLFVVSGGVEAGQQDERLRDRLYLNQGLAADNTVVWKLANDRLPDLRESGGPVTANDFDRDGDLDLFVGSRVLPGQYPLSSPSRLLVNHQGKFQDETQQRCADLLEAGMVTSALWCDVNSDGWCDLITASEYGPIQLYLNQQGTLQDHSQEAGLANLLGWWNGLAVSDVDADGDLDLIASNFGHNTKYHPSPDHPQMIFFHDFDGSGKTRIVEAKSTDSALLPIRGRSCSSNAMPVLRERFDSYHSFASATLEDIYSQTNLDDALQLKVTVLASCLLLNDGDGHFETRSLPPMAQTAPAFGAVFLETGKSYPSLFVAQNFYSPQRETGRMNGAVGTLLEFQSTEGYTSVWPDQSGIVIPEDAKAAAAVDINHDGWQDLVVTLNDGSPRCFAQSPPSSKSPYVLQLLGPRGNEDGIGAHVTAIYEDGALAMRVVGAGEGYLTQLPSRLYWSQRPSQVQICWPDGRRSTHPVSAHESHYQRLAHPMLNADVVD; from the coding sequence GTGTCACTGGTATTGTTGGCATTTGGATGTCAGCGTGAATCTAGCCCCGCACCCGATCCCCTCACCTCTGCCAGCCGCCTCATGACGCCTGCTGCATCGGCACCCCAAAAGCTGATGGAAAGTTTGGATGCGGCGTCCTTAGGAATCGATTTTCGCCATGAGTGGAAACCAAGCAGTCGCTATGAGCAATTGTTATTGAAAACCGGTTTTACAGGCGGCGGTGTTTGCATGGGTGACTATGACGGTGATGGCCTGACTGACGTCTTGCTGACACGTCCGCATGGTGGCTTGCAGTTGTACCGAAACTTGGGTGATTTTAAATTCGAAAACAGTACGCAATCAGCAGGTCTATCTTGTGAGGATCACTGGACCACTGGAGCTGCTTGGGTGGATTTAAATCAGGACCATCGTTTGGATTTGGTAGTTTGCAGCTATCAGTCACCTAACCTCGTATTTCTTAATGAAGGATCGGGGAAGTTTCGCGAAGTTGCAAAACAAATCGGTCTCGATTTTCGCGGAGCGAGCGTGAAAATGGCTTGGGCTGATTTCGACAATGACGGCGATCTGGATGGATATCTCACGACAAATCGCATCGAGCCTAAAACAGAGAAAGAGGTCAAGTATTTGGGCAGACGTGGTAATTACCGTGTGGCGCCCGACTATCTTGAGGAGGTGGGTGTCCTCACGCTTCCAACTGGTGAGCAGAAGTTTTTCAAGGCAGGCCAAGCGGACCATCTGTTTAAGAATTTGTTGAAGGAGACAGGGGCGTTGCGTTTTGCCGACGTCTCCCGATCGGCGAAGCTTGCCGGATACTATCACGGCTTGGATGTCACTTGGTGGGACGCAAACAGCGACGGCTGGCCCGATTTGTATGTGGCCAATGATTTTACTGACCCCGATCGGTTCTATTTAAATAACGGGGATGGCACCTTTACTGACAACACGCAGTCGGCGTTGCCAAGCACCCCTTGGTTTACCATGGGAGCAGCCTTTGCTGATATCAATCGTGATGGCCGCTTGGACTTGCTCGCGACTGATATGGCGGGTACATCGCATTACCGGCAAAAAATGTCGATGGGGAACATGGATGCCCTTGCATGGTTCCTGGATTGGACCGAGCCGCGTCAGCACATGCGAAATGCGCTCTTTTTGAACACCGGGACAAATCGCTTTCTCGAGATCGCCCAAGCGGCAGGGCTGGCAAATTCTGATTGGACTTGGTCGGTGAAACTGGCCGACTTGGACAATGATGGGTTTGAAGATGCCTTCATGACCAACGGCTTCACACGGGATTATCTCGATAGTGATTTTAATTTAAGGCTCAAACAATCAGGAAGAAAAGATCCTCTTGCTTGGTACAAAGCGCCGATCCTGAAAGAAAAGAATCTCGCGTTCCGCAATCAATCCAGCGAGCGAGATCAAGTCAAATTCAAGAACGTTTCCAAAGAGTGGGGTGTTGATTTATTGGGGATCAGTTTTGGAGCGGCTTTTGGAGACTTGGACAACGATGGCGACCTTGATCTGATTGTGAATAATTTCGACGCGATGCCTTCCGTCTATCGTAATGGGTCACCCGCGTCGGCAAATCGCTTGAAACTAGCTCTTCGAGGTCGTCAAAGTAATTCCCAAGGATATGGTGCAGTCATCCGGTGCGGTCGACAGATGCGATGGTTCAATCCCCACAACGGATACATGTCGTCCAACGACCCTTACGTCTATTTCGGACTTGGTGCGCAAGAGGTCGTTCCCGAAATCACCATCCAATGGCCGAGCGGATCGGTGCAGACGCTTACCGATGTTGCCGCCAATCAGTTGATTACCGTGGTCGAAGAGGATTCTCCCCAAGGCGAACCCCTTGCTAGGAACGATCAAGCGGATGCATTTTCTGAACAGAGTGATACCTTGGCAAAAGCTCAACACGTCGAGCGTCCCTTTGATGATTATGTCCAGCAACCGCTGCTACCCAACAAACTCTCCCAGTTGGGGCCTGGAATGGCCTGGGCGGACGTGAATGGTGACGACCTTGTCGATCTGTTCTTGGGTGGAGCAGCCGGGCAGTCGGGACAATTGCTGCTTGCTGATGGGGCAGGCGGCTTTACGGCGCCCGACACACGCATCTTTGCGGCGGATGCGGCCGCTGAAGATATGGGGTGCCTATTCATCGATGTCGATGCGGATGGTGACCGAGACCTCTTTGTGGTCAGCGGAGGTGTTGAGGCGGGCCAGCAAGACGAACGGTTAAGGGATCGGCTTTATCTCAACCAAGGGCTGGCCGCTGACAACACGGTCGTCTGGAAATTGGCGAACGACCGTTTGCCAGACCTACGTGAGAGTGGTGGGCCTGTCACTGCGAATGACTTTGACCGTGACGGTGATCTGGACTTATTCGTTGGTAGTCGCGTGTTGCCCGGGCAATATCCTTTGAGCTCTCCCAGCCGACTGCTCGTCAATCATCAGGGGAAATTTCAAGACGAAACACAGCAACGGTGTGCCGACTTACTCGAGGCTGGAATGGTTACCTCGGCTCTTTGGTGTGACGTGAATTCAGATGGTTGGTGTGACTTGATCACAGCGAGCGAATACGGCCCGATACAGTTGTACTTAAACCAGCAGGGGACGCTCCAAGATCATAGCCAGGAGGCTGGCTTGGCCAACTTACTGGGCTGGTGGAACGGCTTGGCCGTCTCTGACGTTGACGCGGATGGTGACCTGGATCTAATTGCCAGCAATTTCGGACATAACACGAAGTACCACCCCTCGCCAGATCATCCCCAAATGATCTTCTTTCATGACTTTGATGGAAGCGGTAAAACACGGATCGTAGAGGCCAAGTCCACGGATTCGGCACTTCTGCCAATTCGCGGTCGTAGCTGTTCGAGTAATGCCATGCCGGTTCTTCGCGAGCGGTTCGACTCCTACCATAGCTTCGCGAGTGCGACGCTTGAGGACATTTATTCACAAACGAACCTTGATGACGCACTCCAATTGAAGGTGACAGTGCTGGCGAGTTGCCTTTTGTTGAATGACGGCGATGGTCATTTCGAAACGCGTTCACTTCCTCCAATGGCCCAAACTGCGCCGGCGTTTGGCGCCGTATTCCTGGAAACCGGGAAGTCCTATCCCAGTTTGTTTGTTGCTCAAAACTTCTACAGTCCCCAACGAGAAACGGGACGTATGAATGGTGCCGTTGGAACACTTCTGGAATTTCAATCAACCGAGGGATACACGAGCGTCTGGCCTGATCAGAGCGGAATTGTGATTCCAGAGGACGCTAAGGCCGCGGCAGCAGTCGATATCAATCACGATGGTTGGCAAGATCTGGTCGTGACCCTCAATGACGGTTCACCCCGCTGTTTTGCACAATCGCCGCCCAGCTCAAAGTCACCCTATGTGCTTCAATTACTTGGACCTCGCGGCAATGAAGATGGTATCGGAGCGCATGTCACTGCGATCTACGAGGACGGCGCGCTCGCCATGCGGGTTGTCGGAGCGGGCGAAGGCTATCTCACACAACTTCCATCGCGACTCTATTGGAGCCAACGTCCGAGCCAAGTTCAAATTTGCTGGCCGGATGGAAGGCGATCGACCCATCCCGTTTCTGCTCATGAATCGCACTACCAGCGGCTAGCCCATCCGATGTTAAACGCTGATGTTGTCGATTAG
- a CDS encoding glycosyltransferase family 4 protein, with product MRVLFFTHYFPPEGNAPASRTLENCRRWVSQGHQVTVVTCTPNSPTGIPYSGYENRLFQREEIEGIEVCRVWTYLAANKGVFHRTTSFISFMLSAIIYSLWRRRPDVIIATSPQFFCGWAGVVVSWLKWRPLILEIRDIWPESISAVGAMRNRFVLGILELLEKWMYAAATHIVTVGKGYRQKLLERNVPANKISIVTNGADTEFFRPLPPDEAVRQEYGLHDKFVCASIGTLGLSSGLQIVPKAAQILHQRNRNDIVFMLVGDGAIGDELKQMVGHMGLKNVIFTGRQNKNRVPAFLSISDVCLAHLQRRELFQTVIPSKIFEAMAMAKPILLGVEGLAAELVERAGAGVCFEPDNAEQLADILEQLLDDPARLKQYAAAGESYVREHFNWDNLSREYLEIVEDILRPGKNR from the coding sequence ATGCGAGTTTTGTTTTTTACTCATTATTTCCCCCCTGAAGGAAATGCCCCCGCATCGCGAACTCTTGAAAACTGCCGGCGCTGGGTGTCCCAAGGCCATCAAGTCACCGTTGTGACATGCACACCAAATAGCCCAACCGGCATCCCCTATTCAGGCTATGAAAATCGGCTTTTTCAGCGTGAAGAGATTGAGGGGATCGAGGTTTGTCGTGTTTGGACCTACTTGGCCGCCAACAAAGGAGTCTTTCACCGCACGACCAGTTTCATCTCTTTCATGCTAAGTGCGATCATTTATTCGTTGTGGCGACGCCGACCTGATGTGATTATCGCCACCTCGCCACAGTTTTTTTGCGGCTGGGCTGGGGTGGTCGTAAGTTGGCTGAAATGGCGTCCCCTGATCCTCGAAATTCGGGACATTTGGCCCGAGTCGATTTCCGCCGTGGGCGCCATGAGAAATCGGTTTGTGCTAGGGATTTTGGAGCTCCTAGAAAAATGGATGTACGCGGCCGCCACACACATCGTGACCGTAGGAAAGGGTTACCGACAAAAGCTGCTGGAACGCAATGTACCGGCCAACAAAATCTCTATTGTGACCAACGGCGCAGATACAGAATTCTTTCGTCCGTTGCCGCCCGATGAGGCAGTACGCCAGGAATATGGATTACACGACAAATTCGTTTGTGCTTCCATCGGGACCCTTGGCCTCAGCTCGGGCCTGCAAATTGTGCCCAAAGCAGCCCAAATCCTCCACCAACGGAACCGAAACGATATTGTGTTCATGTTGGTTGGTGACGGAGCGATTGGCGACGAGCTAAAACAAATGGTCGGCCACATGGGCCTGAAGAATGTCATCTTTACGGGGCGCCAAAATAAAAATCGCGTCCCGGCTTTTCTCTCCATTTCCGACGTTTGTCTTGCGCATCTACAACGACGTGAACTCTTCCAAACTGTCATTCCTTCGAAGATTTTTGAGGCGATGGCAATGGCAAAACCGATTCTGTTGGGCGTGGAGGGCTTGGCCGCGGAACTTGTTGAGCGGGCAGGTGCTGGTGTTTGCTTTGAACCAGATAATGCCGAACAGTTGGCCGACATTCTGGAGCAACTTTTGGACGATCCCGCTCGACTCAAACAATACGCTGCAGCCGGTGAATCTTATGTGCGTGAGCACTTTAATTGGGACAATCTGTCTCGTGAGTACTTGGAAATTGTCGAAGACATATTGAGACCTGGAAAGAATCGATAA